A single genomic interval of Nostoc commune NIES-4072 harbors:
- the speB gene encoding agmatinase SpeB, translating into MSNQLQDYNPSGIGEVNGNLFGLPCDYESANLIVFGVPWEVTVSYGAGTVNGPQRILDASTQLDLFDFDNPDGWKQGIFMVEIPQDILEKNTYYRALAAKIIERLAQGKQLSDTPDLTPVLTEINQVCQQVNQWLFENCQQAINKGKRVAVIGGDHSSPLGYFQALAAKYANYGILHLDAHADLRDAYEGFEFSHASIMFNAMKIPQISKLVQVALRDISHDEVQMIEQSDSRIIAYYDPAIKQKLYSGTTWIDLCREIISHLPEYVYISFDADGLDPKLCPSTGTPVPGGLELEQTFCLFRELVNSGRKIIGFDICEVGDGEWDGNVGARVVYKLANLMDLSQQKI; encoded by the coding sequence ATGAGTAATCAATTACAAGACTACAATCCTAGCGGCATAGGTGAAGTAAATGGCAACCTCTTCGGTTTGCCCTGCGATTATGAGTCTGCAAACCTGATTGTCTTTGGTGTGCCGTGGGAAGTCACTGTTTCTTATGGCGCAGGCACTGTTAACGGTCCGCAGCGTATTCTCGATGCTTCGACTCAACTAGATTTGTTCGATTTTGATAACCCTGATGGTTGGAAGCAGGGAATTTTCATGGTGGAAATTCCCCAAGATATTTTAGAGAAGAATACATATTACCGCGCCTTGGCAGCAAAAATTATTGAGCGATTAGCCCAAGGTAAACAACTCTCTGATACACCAGATTTAACACCTGTTCTCACAGAAATTAATCAAGTTTGTCAACAGGTAAATCAATGGCTGTTTGAAAATTGTCAGCAAGCAATTAACAAGGGTAAGCGAGTTGCAGTTATTGGTGGAGATCATAGTTCGCCGTTAGGTTATTTCCAAGCATTAGCGGCTAAGTACGCAAACTATGGCATTTTGCACCTTGATGCCCACGCAGATTTACGTGATGCGTATGAGGGATTTGAATTTTCTCATGCGTCGATTATGTTTAATGCGATGAAAATCCCGCAAATTTCCAAGCTAGTGCAAGTGGCTTTGCGTGATATTAGTCATGACGAAGTGCAAATGATTGAGCAATCTGATAGTCGCATTATTGCATATTACGACCCAGCCATTAAACAAAAGCTTTACTCTGGAACAACTTGGATTGATTTATGCCGAGAAATTATCAGTCATTTACCTGAGTATGTTTACATTAGCTTTGATGCAGATGGTCTAGATCCTAAACTCTGTCCGAGTACAGGTACCCCTGTTCCAGGTGGGTTGGAATTAGAGCAAACTTTTTGTCTATTCCGGGAATTAGTCAATAGTGGGAGAAAAATTATTGGCTTTGATATCTGCGAAGTCGGTGATGGTGAGTGGGATGGTAATGTCGGGGCGCGGGTAGTTTACAAGCTGGCAAATTTAATGGATTTATCTCAGCAGAAAATATAA
- a CDS encoding phosphoribosyltransferase — protein MQFKDRRFAGQILAKELAAYTNRPDVLVLGLPRGGVPVAFEIAKALNAPIDVLVVRKLGVPHQEELAMGAIASGGVRIVNEYIISLAKISDEVVARVAVQEERELERRERLYRSNRPLPNLQGRTVILVDDGLATGATMWAAVVAVRKQQPAQIVIAVPVGAPETCHELEAKVDKIVCILTPSHFQSVGLWYKNFPQTTDEEVCDLLAKAPEGTYCWGDKPIHTY, from the coding sequence ATGCAATTCAAAGACCGGAGGTTTGCGGGTCAAATTTTGGCTAAAGAGTTAGCCGCTTATACTAACCGCCCAGATGTTCTGGTATTAGGGCTACCAAGGGGTGGTGTACCCGTTGCCTTTGAGATTGCCAAAGCATTAAATGCTCCAATAGATGTTTTGGTGGTGCGTAAATTGGGTGTGCCCCATCAAGAAGAACTAGCTATGGGAGCGATCGCTTCTGGTGGTGTGCGGATAGTCAATGAATATATAATCAGCCTGGCGAAAATATCCGATGAAGTAGTTGCTAGGGTGGCAGTGCAAGAAGAACGGGAGTTAGAGCGGCGAGAACGGCTTTATCGTTCAAATCGTCCCTTGCCGAATTTGCAAGGACGCACGGTCATTTTAGTAGATGATGGTTTAGCCACGGGTGCAACTATGTGGGCTGCTGTTGTGGCTGTCCGAAAGCAGCAACCCGCTCAGATTGTGATTGCTGTACCTGTCGGCGCACCCGAAACTTGCCATGAGTTAGAAGCTAAGGTAGATAAAATTGTTTGTATCTTGACACCTAGCCATTTTCAAAGCGTTGGTCTTTGGTACAAAAACTTTCCCCAAACTACGGATGAAGAAGTCTGCGACTTACTCGCAAAAGCGCCAGAGGGTACTTATTGCTGGGGAGACAAGCCCATCCATACATATTGA
- a CDS encoding glycoside hydrolase family 10 protein encodes MIKRFVKWCVEFPSLLNIRQSRKSLLFAVVTSLSVTATMMLSFPLNAQINLPRTPASELRGVWLTNIDSDVLFERDRLKGSLQRLDELNFNTIYPAVWNWGYTLYPSKVAAKVIGRSLDPTPGLKGRDILKEIVDVGHQKGLTVIPWFEFGFMAPADSLLAKNRPQWLTSRSDGTRIVKEGTHNRVWLNPFRPEVQQFIQDLIVEIVRNYNIDGIQFDDHFGLPSELGYDAYTVALYKKEHRGKAPSKNFKDPEWVSWRANKITEFMKRVFTAIKATKKNCLVSVAPNPQRFSYDFFLADWQKWERMGIIEDLVLQIYRDDLNVFISELEYPEVKAAKSHIPVSVGILAGLKNRSVPMQQIQTQVQKVRDRNFAGVSFFFYETLWNMSKEKPQERQTAFQKIFPTPTAYPNLLAGWKP; translated from the coding sequence ATGATAAAAAGGTTTGTCAAGTGGTGTGTTGAGTTTCCTTCTTTGTTGAATATTCGCCAAAGTAGAAAATCTCTTTTATTTGCCGTTGTAACTTCCTTGAGTGTAACTGCTACGATGATGCTATCGTTCCCTTTGAACGCTCAAATTAATCTGCCGCGAACGCCAGCATCTGAGTTAAGAGGAGTATGGCTAACAAATATTGATAGTGATGTGTTATTTGAGCGCGATCGCCTCAAGGGATCTTTGCAACGCCTTGATGAACTCAATTTTAACACCATATATCCGGCAGTTTGGAATTGGGGATATACATTGTATCCTAGCAAAGTTGCAGCCAAAGTTATTGGGCGATCGCTCGATCCTACCCCCGGACTCAAAGGGCGAGATATCCTCAAAGAAATTGTGGATGTGGGACATCAAAAAGGCTTAACAGTGATTCCCTGGTTTGAATTTGGCTTCATGGCACCAGCAGATTCTCTATTAGCTAAAAATCGTCCTCAATGGCTCACTAGTCGCAGTGATGGAACTCGGATTGTCAAAGAAGGGACACATAATCGCGTTTGGCTAAATCCCTTTCGTCCAGAAGTACAACAGTTTATCCAAGATTTAATCGTTGAAATTGTTAGAAACTACAATATTGATGGTATTCAATTTGATGACCATTTTGGCTTACCATCAGAATTAGGTTACGATGCGTATACAGTGGCACTTTACAAAAAAGAACATCGTGGGAAAGCTCCCTCCAAAAACTTTAAAGATCCAGAATGGGTGAGTTGGAGAGCTAATAAAATCACCGAGTTTATGAAGCGGGTATTTACAGCCATTAAAGCTACTAAGAAAAATTGCCTGGTTTCAGTTGCTCCTAATCCTCAACGTTTTTCCTACGATTTCTTTTTAGCAGACTGGCAGAAATGGGAACGGATGGGAATTATTGAAGACTTAGTTTTGCAGATATATCGTGATGACTTGAATGTTTTTATCAGCGAATTAGAATATCCAGAAGTGAAAGCAGCAAAAAGCCATATTCCAGTCAGTGTGGGCATTTTGGCTGGGTTGAAAAACCGATCTGTGCCGATGCAGCAGATTCAGACACAAGTGCAAAAAGTACGCGATCGCAATTTTGCCGGAGTCTCTTTCTTTTTCTATGAAACCCTTTGGAATATGAGTAAAGAAAAGCCTCAAGAGCGTCAGACTGCCTTCCAGAAAATTTTCCCTACACCAACGGCTTACCCGAATTTGCTAGCAGGTTGGAAACCATAA
- a CDS encoding DUF6887 family protein, with the protein MTKPNFQQMPLEQLRTYILEHRSDDEAFHIYIDRRRAQSPK; encoded by the coding sequence ATGACAAAACCTAACTTTCAACAAATGCCTTTAGAGCAGCTAAGAACTTATATTTTGGAGCATCGCAGCGACGATGAAGCATTCCATATCTACATCGACAGAAGACGTGCCCAATCTCCAAAATAG
- a CDS encoding DUF6888 family protein codes for MEPTPKQAISAIRVCAQLTRVYKGIDLVRLDDRTRNVYILANNLIEAEVTPTGKILWL; via the coding sequence ATGGAGCCTACACCCAAACAAGCAATATCCGCAATTCGGGTGTGCGCCCAACTTACTAGAGTTTATAAAGGAATAGACCTTGTAAGATTAGACGATCGCACCAGAAATGTTTATATTTTGGCAAATAATTTAATCGAAGCTGAGGTAACACCAACTGGAAAAATTCTTTGGTTATGA
- a CDS encoding site-2 protease family protein — protein sequence MFTLSETSILAAILLVALGILGWGFYRARPFGKLGILAWLQSVVLMTPWLLFFGLFAAGIYINIAGILFLVVTSAGLYVYLGRQLRAAGQDAILKQRATERLAAASSLEANSPQPKVAELKPEIPPIPEEDLNAVKGIFGIDTFFATETIAYQDGAIFKGNLRGEPEETHNRLTASLQQRLGDQYRLFLVENTDGKPVVIVLPSRNDPRPMLLSQKAFAGILLIATIATSLEAAGLLLNFDFFGNPGRFQEALPIGAGIFTILVAHEIGHWLLARRHQIRLSWPFFLPAVQIGSFGAITRFESLLPNRKVLFDIALAGPAAGGIVSLLMLVTGLVLSGPGSLFQLPNQFFQGSILVGSLARVVLGSALQSSLVSVHPLVVIGWLGLVINALNLMPAGQLDGGRIIQAIYGRKTAGRATVATLILLALVSLGNTLAMYWAIVIFFLQRDQERPSLNEVTEPDDARAALGLLALFLMITTLLPLTPGLAGRLGIG from the coding sequence ATGTTTACTTTATCAGAAACTTCTATCCTGGCGGCAATCCTACTGGTAGCTTTAGGCATTTTGGGCTGGGGCTTTTATCGCGCCAGACCTTTTGGTAAACTGGGAATCTTAGCCTGGTTACAGTCGGTGGTGTTGATGACTCCCTGGCTGCTGTTTTTTGGATTGTTTGCCGCAGGGATTTACATCAATATAGCGGGTATATTGTTCTTAGTGGTGACTTCCGCCGGATTGTACGTCTACTTGGGCAGACAGTTACGCGCAGCTGGGCAAGATGCCATCCTCAAGCAACGTGCTACAGAAAGACTTGCTGCTGCTTCCTCACTTGAAGCAAATTCCCCACAACCAAAAGTAGCAGAACTGAAACCGGAGATCCCACCGATACCAGAAGAAGACTTGAATGCAGTTAAAGGAATTTTCGGTATCGATACATTTTTTGCTACAGAAACGATCGCTTACCAAGATGGAGCCATTTTCAAAGGTAATTTGCGGGGAGAACCAGAAGAGACTCATAATCGTCTAACTGCAAGTTTACAGCAACGCCTTGGTGATCAATATCGCCTGTTTTTAGTGGAAAATACAGACGGTAAACCAGTGGTAATCGTCCTACCCAGCCGTAATGATCCCCGGCCGATGTTGTTATCGCAAAAAGCTTTTGCAGGTATTCTGTTAATAGCGACCATTGCCACAAGTTTAGAAGCTGCGGGATTACTGCTGAATTTTGATTTCTTTGGCAATCCAGGGCGGTTTCAAGAAGCTTTGCCCATAGGGGCTGGGATATTTACAATTTTAGTAGCTCACGAAATCGGTCATTGGTTACTTGCTCGGCGTCACCAAATCCGCCTTAGCTGGCCTTTCTTTCTGCCGGCTGTGCAAATTGGTTCTTTTGGTGCAATTACCCGCTTTGAATCTCTGTTGCCCAACCGCAAGGTATTATTTGATATCGCCTTGGCAGGGCCAGCCGCAGGTGGCATCGTTTCTTTGTTAATGCTGGTGACAGGCTTGGTGCTTTCTGGCCCAGGTAGTTTATTTCAATTGCCAAATCAGTTTTTCCAAGGGTCGATTTTGGTGGGAAGCTTGGCGCGAGTTGTCCTTGGTTCGGCGTTGCAGTCATCCCTGGTAAGTGTTCATCCCTTAGTAGTGATTGGTTGGCTAGGGTTAGTAATTAACGCTTTGAACTTAATGCCAGCCGGACAACTCGATGGTGGGCGGATTATTCAGGCGATTTATGGACGCAAAACCGCAGGACGAGCAACAGTAGCAACTTTAATTTTACTGGCGCTAGTGTCTCTCGGTAATACTCTTGCCATGTACTGGGCGATCGTGATTTTCTTTTTGCAACGAGATCAAGAACGCCCCAGCTTGAATGAAGTCACTGAACCCGATGATGCTAGAGCCGCTTTGGGGCTTTTGGCTCTATTCTTGATGATTACCACGCTTCTACCTCTAACTCCCGGCTTGGCTGGGCGTTTGGGAATAGGATAG
- a CDS encoding spore photoproduct lyase family protein, translated as MPERVLFTPAALDEDWGQQILKRVQSLNLPIEELSQNRLKGLRGESERDTYNIAKRTLAVVTAPPSSFKLSPIPPSADWQFHLAEGCPAHCQYCYLAGSLSGPPVIRAFANLPQILENLANYEQQGKNTSFEVSCYTDPLGIEHLTGSLAECIRYFGTRTNAHLRWVSKFDAVDGLLDLPHNGNTRCRMSVNAAPISGKFEGGTASVASRLNALRRLALPQKRGGGGYPIGLVIAPIMPIDDWQMHYSRLFDQINEALDFDCNLTFELISHRFTPGSKEVLQTWYPQSKLEMDEAKRSVKRNKFGGTKYVYEKDTMKALRSFFESEISRRFPKAEILYWT; from the coding sequence ATACCTGAACGGGTACTGTTTACACCTGCTGCCCTAGATGAAGATTGGGGGCAGCAGATTCTTAAACGTGTGCAGTCACTCAACTTACCAATAGAAGAATTATCACAGAACCGCCTAAAGGGTCTGCGCGGTGAATCTGAGCGGGATACCTACAACATCGCCAAGCGTACCTTAGCGGTGGTTACTGCACCACCCAGTTCTTTTAAACTAAGTCCCATTCCACCCTCTGCGGATTGGCAGTTTCACCTTGCCGAAGGTTGTCCGGCTCACTGTCAATACTGCTATCTAGCTGGTAGCTTGTCGGGGCCACCTGTCATTCGCGCTTTTGCCAACTTACCGCAGATATTAGAGAACTTAGCTAACTACGAGCAACAGGGGAAAAACACAAGTTTTGAAGTTAGCTGTTACACAGACCCATTGGGTATTGAGCATTTAACTGGAAGTCTTGCTGAATGTATCCGTTACTTTGGCACTCGTACCAATGCACATCTACGTTGGGTATCGAAATTTGATGCTGTGGATGGATTACTCGACCTACCACACAATGGGAATACTCGCTGTCGGATGAGCGTTAATGCCGCACCGATTTCTGGTAAGTTTGAAGGTGGCACGGCATCCGTAGCATCTAGACTGAATGCATTGCGACGGTTGGCGTTACCACAAAAGCGTGGCGGTGGCGGTTATCCAATAGGCTTGGTGATCGCGCCAATTATGCCGATAGATGATTGGCAGATGCATTATAGTCGTTTGTTTGACCAGATAAACGAGGCACTGGATTTTGACTGTAACCTTACTTTTGAGCTAATCTCGCATCGGTTCACACCTGGGTCAAAAGAAGTGTTACAAACTTGGTATCCGCAATCCAAATTAGAGATGGATGAGGCAAAACGCAGCGTCAAGCGTAATAAGTTTGGTGGGACGAAGTACGTTTATGAGAAGGACACAATGAAGGCGTTGCGTAGCTTTTTTGAGAGTGAGATTAGTAGGCGCTTTCCAAAAGCTGAAATTCTTTATTGGACTTAG
- the coaBC gene encoding bifunctional phosphopantothenoylcysteine decarboxylase/phosphopantothenate--cysteine ligase CoaBC has translation MPNLKLNKVLIAVGGGIAAYKICALVSMLFKTGVEVRVILTHSAQEFITPLTIATLSRHPAYIDDDFWQPTHSRPLHIELGEWADVMVIAPLTANTLAKLAYGMADNLLTNTVLASTCPVLLAPAMNTDMWEQLSVQRNWQQLLIDSRYHGMNTASGLLACDRVGAGRLAEPPEILAHIQSLLHTQGKRDLVGKRVLISAGGTREYLDPVRFIGNPSTGKMGLALAQAALHRGASVTLVHGPANWDVPLGVQAIPVISAEQMQHAMLEYLPNADVIVMSAAVADVKPKDYSTEKLPKRSLPQALPLEPVPDIVAQLAQHKQPHQILIGFAAQSGDIVKPALEKLQSKKLDAIVANPIDQPDSGFGSDNNQAIFLDNQGRQVAIAPCSKLEMAHNLFDFVIN, from the coding sequence ATGCCTAATCTAAAGTTGAACAAGGTTCTAATTGCTGTAGGTGGCGGTATCGCCGCCTACAAAATCTGTGCATTAGTTTCGATGCTGTTTAAAACTGGGGTGGAGGTTCGAGTTATCCTCACCCATTCGGCGCAAGAATTTATCACGCCTTTAACAATAGCCACCCTATCTCGTCATCCCGCCTACATAGATGATGATTTTTGGCAACCAACTCACTCTCGTCCTTTGCATATTGAGTTGGGTGAATGGGCAGATGTCATGGTAATTGCCCCCTTAACAGCTAATACATTAGCAAAGTTAGCCTACGGTATGGCGGATAATTTACTCACAAATACCGTGCTGGCTTCTACTTGTCCCGTGCTTTTAGCACCTGCAATGAATACAGATATGTGGGAACAGCTATCAGTGCAGCGAAATTGGCAACAGCTATTGATAGATAGCCGATATCATGGGATGAATACAGCATCGGGATTATTAGCGTGCGATCGCGTCGGTGCTGGTAGATTAGCAGAACCTCCAGAAATTTTGGCTCACATCCAATCGCTGTTACACACTCAAGGTAAACGAGATTTGGTAGGTAAACGAGTGTTAATTAGCGCCGGGGGAACGCGAGAGTATCTTGACCCAGTAAGGTTTATTGGTAATCCTTCCACAGGTAAAATGGGATTAGCTTTAGCACAAGCGGCACTTCACCGAGGCGCAAGTGTCACCCTAGTACATGGCCCAGCTAATTGGGATGTACCATTAGGAGTGCAAGCTATTCCCGTTATTAGTGCTGAACAAATGCAGCACGCCATGCTGGAATATTTACCCAACGCTGATGTAATTGTCATGTCAGCAGCCGTGGCAGATGTGAAGCCAAAAGATTATAGTACAGAGAAATTACCCAAGCGATCGCTCCCCCAAGCCTTACCCTTGGAACCAGTACCGGATATAGTCGCCCAATTAGCACAACATAAACAGCCGCATCAGATATTGATTGGTTTTGCAGCACAAAGTGGGGATATTGTCAAGCCTGCATTAGAAAAATTACAGAGTAAAAAACTTGATGCTATTGTTGCCAATCCCATCGATCAACCTGATAGTGGTTTTGGGAGCGATAATAATCAAGCCATATTTTTAGATAATCAAGGGCGGCAAGTAGCGATCGCACCTTGTTCTAAATTGGAAATGGCCCATAATTTATTTGATTTTGTCATCAATTGA
- the isiD gene encoding protein IsiD, producing the protein MTTLSISRKEIAAMTVAEVEELATRLELDNYSNAFEGLNDWHLLRAIAFQRPELVEPYIYLLDLEPYDEA; encoded by the coding sequence ATGACAACTCTAAGCATTTCCAGGAAAGAAATTGCTGCCATGACTGTGGCAGAAGTAGAAGAACTGGCTACACGTCTGGAGCTAGATAATTATAGTAATGCTTTTGAGGGTTTAAATGATTGGCATTTATTGCGAGCGATCGCATTTCAGCGTCCAGAGTTAGTTGAACCCTATATCTACCTCTTAGACTTGGAACCTTACGATGAAGCGTAG
- a CDS encoding alpha/beta hydrolase, which yields MTVKRDSQPPAGLIVTLHGWGANAEDVASLLPLLNLPNYQFVLPNAPYPYPYSPVGKAWYDLRVENMYQGLAESRQLLIDFLQSLESTTGVPLSRTILSGFSQGGAMTLDVGSKLPLAGLAVMSGYLHPDAVTADQKGIPPTLISHGRYDEVVPLQAAVKARETLKSLKVAVEYHEFDMGHEINSQTLEVLRNFVVNTIA from the coding sequence ATCACCGTTAAGAGAGATTCTCAACCCCCCGCAGGCTTAATTGTCACTTTGCATGGTTGGGGTGCTAATGCTGAGGATGTAGCATCTTTGTTACCCTTGCTCAACTTACCCAATTACCAATTTGTATTACCCAACGCACCTTATCCTTATCCCTATTCTCCAGTAGGGAAGGCATGGTATGACCTGCGGGTGGAGAATATGTATCAAGGATTAGCAGAAAGTCGGCAACTGCTAATAGATTTTTTGCAATCTTTAGAAAGTACCACTGGCGTACCTTTATCACGTACCATTTTAAGTGGATTTTCTCAAGGCGGGGCAATGACTTTAGATGTCGGCTCAAAATTGCCCCTAGCAGGTTTAGCTGTCATGAGTGGGTATTTACATCCTGATGCAGTAACCGCAGATCAAAAAGGGATTCCGCCGACTTTAATCAGCCACGGGAGATATGATGAAGTTGTGCCCCTACAAGCTGCTGTAAAGGCACGAGAAACCCTCAAGTCTCTAAAGGTGGCGGTAGAATACCACGAATTTGATATGGGGCATGAAATAAATTCACAAACGTTAGAGGTGCTACGAAATTTCGTTGTAAATACAATTGCTTAG